atcatgtgaatgttgtaccatctcttcagctTTAtcaagttgaatcccactgtagtggacttagccctATTTATGTTGCGTGTGTGACTGCATATAGTTATGTATAACAGAACTCCTCAAAAGGGACacccactctagtggtgcacataccTTTGAACCAAGATATTTCTGTAACCTCTGTAATATGaacactttattatggtcctaggaaTGGAGAGTTTtaccatatacgtacatacattacTTGCACCTCAATATGTGAAATTAATTTATAATTACTTTATATTTGTGACCACTTTGAAAATCAAAAattcatgcacatactcacaCAATAGGTAAacattttcatgtgtatttaacatttgcctgtactgatcttcaaagtgtaaatgcaaaatactttgaaaaaccattaatttttagTAATTGCAGTACTACAAATCACAcatgaggtgcaagcaagtgctAATAGTTATAAAAAAACTCTTAATTGGATATCAATGTATAACACCAAatcatcaaccctttctagcaaatccaaccTTATTGGAAGGTGGGCTTTAAATGAGATCACCATGTATCCATAAACATGTAAATGTGGTACCATCTCTTTAGaaataccttatttattaagtctaATCCTGCCATATTGCACTTACATATGTAGCCCCCCTCTACAcaattcaagttacgtacattaTTGCATaagtacaacagacctcctcaaaaaagATACCCTGGCTGTTGATAGCCattcatgatctcactttatatAAGTACATACATTTGGACCCTGTGGTTTCTTTAAAATGAACACTGGATCAGTGATCCAGAGAATAGGAAGAGTCACactgtatgcagtacagtagatgcattacttgtaccaaagAAGTATAAGTTAACTACAGCACATaggtggcctttcaatacaggtggtcactaatacaggttgcactgtacctagacaccttcactctgtaagacaaacttggcatggccttgttgtgagtggttattggaggtgtgcactcccatacagcaatagtAGACTACAAATTCCACTGcacaccacaacataattcattatatctcttgagcccattgtggtcccaccacaaaaattctATCAAACACAGAAGATCATgatccaatcattattcacaaaaaaatttgaagaatttcaaacagccttttttgaaatataaaggattaaagttttcaataaagtatttttgaaccataattaagtagatatcccataatttagggatcactggaaaggtcaatcaacagtcttccatcagtgaaagtTGTGTTTAAAAGTATTTACACAGTGTGAAGTTACAGTCGATTTTGTAACTAGtgatggaccaatttttcatgaaatattcaaaatatttgtggtcataaatcagaaactacgggatgtatggagctaaaaatgtgcatgagtgataagcaccacaggtactacaaacacaccaagtttcgtcaaaatccgagaggttaccctaaattccttgttgatttgacatggaatgacccatatataGTTTGTCCCATTTTGTGAACAGTTTAGAAAATTTGCTTTGAGCAACTACATCTGGTGTGGTAATTTGTAGTACATAGTCCCTGCTTTTCAAAAGAGCCTTTAAAAATTACAGTAAATAACATATAATAACACTTTATACAAATAAATATGTAGAAGCATTCAGTTCAGAGTAAGAGAGATCAAATACAAAGCTAAGGTCACAAATACAAACTGGAGTTGGAACATATACATACCCGCTTTTCCCACTGAACTTTGTAAATTTAGCTTTAgttataatctaatcaaaaacagccaagctgtaaaaaaaggtgcggcccccaaaaaggccaaccaaacggcacaaaattcacctgaattgtcgttattaaaatttaaccattaacctaccattacagccatttcttatgGTGTAGTATTAGTGTCAAAATAGTACAGTATTTTGGTAGATACAGTGTAATTTTTTGTGTGCGGGTGAAGCCAGGTGTTGAAATTACAATGAGTCGCACAATTAATTTTTGATGGGTGACGGAATATTTATGAGGGCaatataaataaattaaaactgcACATCGATAGAGCGTTTGCATATCTATGGTAACCGTAAATGACGTTGACTGACACACCTCCGCCGCCATATTGCTGTACCACCTGTTATACGCGTGGTCCTATGATTGTGGTAACCGAAGTGGTAATGACTGTTTAGATAGTGAATATGGTATGAAATCAATGCGAATACATAGTAGTGCTGTTACTATTGCATGGCTGCTGTTGATAGTGATGTTTGTCTTAGTCAGCACGCACAGCTATTGAAAGTGAGTGATAAACGAAGGTACCTGACAAAGATAGCGGATGTTGGCGATCCCTATTGTATACCAAGTGCACAGCTTAGTAAGGAAGTTATCCCGTCGGTCACAAACACAGACATCTTCAACTATCTTGTTTTGACTACAAGCTTCTGTACCTCTGAGATGTTTAAAGCTTTGATGCTTACAAGTACTTTATGTGTGGCTTTGTGAACTGTTTGGGATCAAAGAAAATTGGTAGTAAAATAGTTACAGTTGCCAAGGTATGTAAGAAAGATAAGTACCCATATTATGTAGTATAGTAGTTTAATACAATTACAGGTGAGACATTCGCAACGAGCTAATGACCCTCCACTTGAATCATGGGTGATGTGTCTACTTGATGGAACTGTTGATTGTGGACATTGTACCTGCATGGCAGGACTTGGAGAAGTTTGTTCTCATGTAGCAGCAATCCTTTTCTACCTGGAATCTGCAGCTCGATCAAAACTAacttgcacacaaactagttgtATGTGGAAGGAACCTACCTTTGTTGATGCTATTCCATACTTGCCAATTTCAGAGCTGCCACTGTCCAAACCAAAGCCTAGAATCAGCTGTAACAAAAGGAGAGGGGCTCATCATCTAAGTGACATTACACCACTTGAGGATATGTTTCAGGTAGCAGAAGAATTGTCAGTTTCTGAGCACCCATCCACTAGTTCATCAGCCTGTCAGTCAACAAGTTCCTTGTTGTGTGTTCCTCCATCTGCTGAGGAGCAAATGGTCTTCCTTAGAGATATTGCTCACAACCGACCGGCAATTTGTTCCATAGTACCTCCATTTTCTAATTaatttaaacccacaacaaATACTATTCAGCTACCTCCATCACTGCTTGATCTGTACAATCCAGAAAATGAAGAATTGCTTTACACTGAGTTGTTGGAAGTATGTGATGAATTGCAGTTATCGGTTAGACCAGAAGAGGTACAGAATATTGAAGTTTACACTTGAGAGCAAGCCAAGAGTCCAGCTTGGTTTAAACAAAGAGCAGGAAGgattactgcatcaaaaatgaaagCAGTTTGTGCCACAGACCCAAGCCATCCTTCGCAATCATTACTAAGCCAGATCTGTTATCCACATTTGAAAAAGTTCACAACGCCAGCAACCACATGGGGTGTGAACATGAAGCAGTTGCAAGAATGGCATACATTGAGATGATGAAAcccatgcatacaaattttcagtACAGAAATAGTGGATTCGTAGTAAGCACAAAATATCCATACATTGGTGCCAGTCCTGATGGAGTGGTGCAGTGTGACTGCTGTGGATGTGGGGTACTGGAAATCAAATGCCCATACTGCGTCAGAGAGAGCACTCCAGATGAAACACCCTATCTCAATAATGGTAAACTCTCTGAAAAGCATGGATATTATTACCAGGTTCAGACACAACTGCTTGTTTGTTCAGCAAATTATGCTGACTttgttatagctacattcaGTGATGCTTCCCCCAATTTGTCATGTGAACGCATCTTTCTAAATGAAAGTTTTATAGAACATGTTAAAGCTGCTGAAAAGTTTTTCAAAA
The nucleotide sequence above comes from Dysidea avara chromosome 3, odDysAvar1.4, whole genome shotgun sequence. Encoded proteins:
- the LOC136251026 gene encoding uncharacterized protein, with the translated sequence MCGFVNCLGSKKIGSKIVTVAKVRHSQRANDPPLESWVMCLLDGTVDCGHCTCMAGLGEVCSHVAAILFYLESAARSKLTCTQTSCMWKEPTFVDAIPYLPISELPLSKPKPRISCNKRRGAHHLSDITPLEDMFQVAEELSVSEHPSTSSSACQSTSSLLCVPPSAEEQMVFLRDIAHNRPAICSIVPPFSN